In Erigeron canadensis isolate Cc75 chromosome 1, C_canadensis_v1, whole genome shotgun sequence, a single window of DNA contains:
- the LOC122603161 gene encoding 14 kDa proline-rich protein DC2.15-like, whose product MASHSITSSIFIIFLILSVTYTDACGKCTPTVPAPPKNPPANPFCPRDTLKLGVCADVLGLVNVVVGTPSSSKCCALLEGLVDLEAAVCLCTAIKANILGINLNVPISLSLLLSACGKTIPPGFKCE is encoded by the coding sequence ATGGCATCCCATTCTATCACTAGTagtatcttcatcatcttcctcATCCTTAGCGTCACATATACCGATGCATGCGGTAAATGCACACCCACGGTTCCAGCGCCACCTAAGAATCCCCCGGCAAACCCCTTTTGCCCTAGGGACACCCTAAAGCTAGGGGTGTGTGCCGACGTTCTTGGTTTGGTCAATGTAGTCGTTGGAACCCCTTCATCGAGCAAATGTTGTGCCTTGCTTGAGGGTTTGGTTGATTTGGAAGCTGCAGTTTGCCTTTGCACTGCCATCAAGGCCAATATTTTGGGAATCAACCTCAATGTTCCAATCTCACTAAGCTTGTTGCTTAGTGCTTGTGGCAAGACCATTCCACCAGGCTTCAAGTGTGAATAA
- the LOC122606218 gene encoding uncharacterized protein LOC122606218, with product MAAKLVAKRHSTSFDFEIVDKDYDQFTNTDASADYVTPWINPASIKLRHRIGRGPFGDVWLATRHQVAEDYEEYHEVAVKMLHHIKEDNIKAVLDKLNVLFSKSRRLQGACRLHGVSVINGKICIIMKFYEGSVGDRMARLKEGKFALGDALRYGIDLAQGIMEMHSKDMLILNLKPFNILINGDNKAILGDLGIPFILLGVPLPSSDMTRRLGTSNYMAPEQWQPDVRGPLALETDSWGFGCSIVEMLTGQQPWCGKSVDEIYDSVVRKQEKPHIPDGLPPAVENVITGCFQYDFRSRPSMVDILRVFESSKTAVYHDGNWTNIGSRTIVDKSNWNGYTEWFLSKDHLQVGDMVRSRKPLNSCKPENMVVPEGSIVGLDTDSDQIGYVLVRVHGIHDPVRVHASTLERVTFGLAAGDWVRLKNENKKHSPVGILHSISRDGSVAIGFIGIETLWKGVYSDLQMAETYCLGQFVRLKSNVFSPRFQWLRKQGCEWATGRVSQVLPNGCLVVKFPGKLTFGDENSCFLADPAEVELVSFSTSPNLMKKYQHLEDFHWAVRPLLVSLGLLTAIKFGVCVRKKIGRSTTKISEAPEAPQNAKWLPPNMANIIFREGVTTTTTNTTTSR from the exons ATGGCTGCAAAATTAGTTGCAAAGCGACATTCAACGTCCTTTGACTTTGAGATTGTTGATAAGGATTATGATCAGTTTACAAATACTGATGCATCTGCTGATTACGTTACTCCATGGATAAATCCGGCGTCTATTAAACTTAGGCATAGGATTGGAAGGGGACCATTTGGTGATGTATGGTTGGCTACCCGTCATCAAGTTGCTGAAGATTATGAAGAGTACCATGAAGTGGCTGTTAAGATGTTACATCATATCAAGGAAGATAACATTAAGGCTGTATTAGATAAACTGAATGTTTTGTTTTCCAAGTCTCGTCGACTACAAGGTGCTTGCAGGTTGCATGGTGTCTCCGTCATTAATGGGAAG ATATGTATTATTATGAAGTTTTATGAGGGGTCAGTTGGTGACCGGATGGCTCGTCTAAAAGAGGGCAAGTTTGCTCTGGGTGATGCGTTGAG GTATGGGATTGATTTGGCTCAGGGAATTATGGAAATGCATTCAAAAGATATGTTGATTCTTAATCTAAAACCTTTTAATATCCTCATAAATGGAGACAACAAAGCAATATTAGGTGATCTGGGTATCCCTTTTATTCTGCTAGGGGTACCATTGCCTAGTTCAGACATGACTAGAAGACTTGGTACGTCAAACTACATGGCCCCTGAACAATGGCAGCCAGATGTTAGAGGCCCCTTAGCATTGGAGACTGATTCATGGGGTTTTGGTTGTAGCATTGTGGAAATGTTGACTGGTCAACAGCCTTGGTGTGGCAAGTCTGTTGATGAGATTTATGACTCAGTTGTGAGAAAGCAAGAAAAACCACATATCCCTGATGGCCTTCCTCCTGCTGTTGAAAATGTAATTACTGGTTGTTTCCAATATGACTTCAGGAGTCGTCCTTCAATGGTAGATATCTTACGTGTATTTGAAAG CTCAAAAACTGCAGTTTACCATGACGGAAATTGGACAAACATTGGTAGTAGGACCATTGTGGACAAATCAAACTGGAACGGCTACACAGAATGGTTTTTGTCAAAAGACCATCTTCAAGTGGGTGATATGGTGCGATCAAGGAAGCCATTAAACTCTTGCAAACCTGAAAACATGGTTGTCCCAGAGGGGTCTATTGTGGGCTTAGACACCGACAGTGATCAAATTGGCTATGTTTTGGTACGGGTACATGGCATACATGATCCGGTTAGAGTCCATGCATCAACATTGGAGCGAGTCACCTTTGGGTTGGCAGCAGGGGATTGGGTTCGTTTGAAGAATGAAAACAAGAAACACTCTCCAGTTGGTATCCTTCATTCCATCAGCCGTGATGGAAGTGTTGCTATTGGTTTCATTGGGATCGAAACTCTTTGGAAAGGTGTTTATTCCGATCTCCAAATGGCGGAAACCTATTGCCTCGGGCAGTTTGTGAGGTTAAAGTCTAATGTCTTTAGCCCAAGATTTCAATGGCTTCGAAAACAAGGTTGCGAGTGGGCCACTGGTCGGGTATCTCAGGTGTTACCAAATGGCTGTCTTGTTGTCAAGTTCCCGGGTAAACTAACATTTGGTGATGAAAACAGTTGCTTCTTGGCTGATCCAGCCGAAGTTGAATTGGTCTCATTTAGTACAAGTCCTAACTTAATGAAAAAGTATCAACATCTTGAGGATTTTCACTGGGCTGTGAGACCGTTATTGGTTTCTTTAGGATTGCTCACTGCGATCAAATTTGGGGTTTGTGTGCGGAAGAAAATCGGACGCTCCACTACGAAGATTTCTGAAGCTCCAGAAGCTCCGCAAAATGCCAAATGGCTTCCTCCTAACATGgcaaatattatttttagagAAGGTGTTACTACTACCACTACTAATACTACTACTTCCAGGTAA